One Caldisericota bacterium DNA window includes the following coding sequences:
- the cas5 gene encoding CRISPR-associated protein Cas5 yields MELIVFRLKGYFAHFLRAEASASALSYPIPPRTVILGILGAILGLSKDEPQVVLEPANIAIRGKVPKTHWHKAKLRKDPPALLPRVIKITQRADKKTAPEKATLILQEWLFKPDYTVWVSIPEPYNMRLKERLKQRRWHFTPSLGLSEMMANIEYLGLNGCSPLPKGVYGIQSVFPQDAGALDMEQIFEKGLVIYSIQMPRSVTPDRVFSHCSYFVERDAWAVPVKTSQAYKVEDKVLMFL; encoded by the coding sequence CTAAGAGCAGAGGCCTCAGCAAGTGCTCTGAGCTATCCTATTCCACCGAGAACCGTAATATTAGGTATTTTAGGTGCTATTCTTGGCTTGTCAAAGGATGAACCACAAGTTGTCCTTGAACCAGCGAACATTGCGATTCGCGGGAAGGTGCCGAAAACACACTGGCATAAGGCAAAATTGAGGAAAGATCCACCTGCCCTATTGCCTCGTGTTATTAAAATAACACAAAGGGCAGATAAGAAAACAGCACCAGAAAAGGCAACATTAATACTTCAGGAGTGGTTATTTAAGCCGGACTACACTGTTTGGGTTTCAATTCCCGAACCCTATAACATGCGACTAAAAGAAAGGTTAAAGCAGAGAAGATGGCACTTTACCCCATCTCTTGGACTTTCTGAAATGATGGCAAATATTGAATATCTTGGTTTGAATGGTTGCTCGCCGTTGCCAAAAGGTGTTTACGGTATTCAGTCTGTCTTTCCACAAGATGCTGGTGCTTTGGATATGGAACAGATATTCGAAAAAGGATTGGTAATCTACTCAATCCAGATGCCACGCTCTGTTACCCCTGATAGAGTTTTTTCCCATTGCTCTTACTTTGTAGAACGTGATGCATGGGCGGTTCCGGTAAAGACAAGCCAGGCTTACAAAGTTGAGGATAAGGTCTTGATGTTTTTATGA